The Amycolatopsis coloradensis sequence GCGATCATGGCGATCCCCGGCACCCCGCTCGCCCTGCTGTGCGGGCTGGTGGTGCTGGCGCGGCTCGTGAACGCTCCCGGCAACGCGGCGCAGAACGCGCTGACCCGCGAGGTGTTCACCGACGACGACCTCTATCTCAAGAGCCAGGACATCAGGGGCATCTCGACCAACACCGCCATGCTGCTCGGCCTGGCGGGCGGCGGCCTGCTGGTGTCTCAGGTCGGGGCGAGCTGGGCACTGGCGCTGGACGCCGCGACGTTCTTGCTGAGCGCGGCCGTGGTCCGCTTCTCGGTCTCCCGGCGGGCGGCGGCGTCCGACGGCAACGGCAGCTGGTTCGGCGCGGTGAAGCAGGTTTTCGGCAACCGTCACCTGCGGGTGCTGGTCTGGTTCTCGTGGCTGGTCGGCCTGGCCGTCGTCCCCGAGGGGCTGGCCGCGCCGCTCGCCGCGGAGCTGGGCGTGGGGAAACAGGCCGTCGGCTGGCTGCTGGCCGCCGATCCGCTGGGCTTCGTCATCGGCGCGTTCCTGCTGTCCCGGTTCGTCTCGGCGGAACAGCGACGAAAGCTGCTCGGCGTGCTGGCGGCACTACCGATGGTCGCCCTGATCGCCTTCGCGCTCGAACCCGGGCTGATCCCGGCGTTGCTCTTGCTGGCGGCGGCGGGTGCCGCGGGGGCGTACCTGATCACGGTGAGCGCCACGTTCATCACGTGGGTCCCGAACGAACTCAGGGGCGGTGCGGGTGGGGTGTACCGCACGGGGTTGCGGGTGGCTCAAGGAATAGGGGCGGGACTCGGCGGGTTCGCCGCCGATCGGCTCGGGTCGGCGACCTCGGCCATCGCGCTGGCGGGCGTGGTCGGCCTGCTGCTGGCCGTACTGGTCGCACTCAGCTGGGGACACATCAACGGATCCAGCCCGGAACCGCTGCTGTCATGAGGAATCCACACTGGACGACCCCTGGGGCGGCACGGCCGCCCGGCGGGTTCGTACTCGGAAATCTCGACACGACACTGCTTCGGCACCTCAGTGAAAAGAAACGGCTTCTGATCAGAAGTCACGGCTCGACACGGTCACACACCTCCCGGCCACCTCGTTGCTGCGAACTAATACCTTGTCCGGGCTCAGAAGTCACGACTGGACACTATCCGTCACCCCTTCCGCGTCACGTCTCGAAAAACATTCAGTTGCCAAGATCAGAAATCACGGGACACGATTGGCACCTCCGGTCCGTGTTCGCGGGCACCCTTGCCGGTGTCGGACAACCGATGCGATGGGATGATACCGGCCGTGGAATACGAACGGTGTATCAGTCGGTACCGGTGAGATTACTCAGCCGTGCCGTCCGCGCGGAAAAGAGGTAGCAATTGCCAGCCGAGACCGGTGACCGCCGCCAGCACGGTGACGGCACCGGCGACCTTGACGACGCGACGGCGACACCCGCCGCCCAGAGCGGTGTACCGGTGACCGAACGCGGGCAGGCGAGTCCGGAAGGTGACCAGGCCGCGCCACCGGAACGTCATCCCTACGATCCCAGGGCGTGGGCGCTGTGGCAGCGGCCGAAGCGATTCATCGCGTTCCTTTTCGCGATGGAGGTCGTCGGAATCGCGATCATGGTCGTCGCGACGATGAATTCCACGAATCCGGGAAGAACTGACTGGGTTCGTTTCGCCATTCTCGCGGTCGGCGCCACGGCACATATTCAGCTCACCCAGCGACAAGAGGAAAGGCGGCGCGATCGGAGCCGCACCGTCCTCATCGACCTCACCGCGGTATGGACATTTCCCGCCGCGGTGATCCTGCCGCTTTCGCTCACGCTTTCCATCATCGCGATCGTCCGGATCCAGCATTGGTTCATCGCCCGCCGTCCCGCGCACAACTTCGTGTTCTCGTCGGTCACCCACGGCGTTTCGGTGACACTGGCATCGCTCACCTTCGCGGCGTTCGGGCCGCATGAATGGGGACGGATCTCCGGCTGGGACACCCTCGGCGAGTTCGGTGTCCTGATCGTCACCGGAATGGTCTTCGAAGCGGTGCAGATCGCCTACATCGGCGGCATCCTCGCGCTCGGCTCGCCGAAGCGGCCGTCGATCTCCACAGTGCTCGGCAACGCGGCGGACAACCTGCTGGAGGCCATCACGATCGGCCTCGGCGCGGTCACCGCGGTACTGCTGTTGATCATGCCACCGATGGTGATCGTGATGGCCGTGGTGACGGTGGTGTTCAATCGCCTCGCCGAGATCGACCAACTGCAAAACGACGCGCGGACGGACCCGAAAACCGGTGTTCTCAACATGCGCGGATGGTCGGAGTCGGCCGATCGGGCGCTCGGACGGACTGCCCGATCGGACGACAACCTGGCCCTTCTGATGATTGATCTCGACCACTTCAAGTGGATTAACGACACATATGGACATCCGGCGGGCGACGACGTCCTCCGCGATGTGGCGCGGAAATTGGACGAGGTCACCCGGCCCGCCGACGTCATCGGCCGCTTCGGCGGTGAGGAATTCCTCGTACTCCTGCCGGATATCGACGAAACGGCGGCCAAACTCGCCGCCGAGCGAGTGCGCAGTGCTATCGCCGAACTGCATATAGTGACTACCGACAAAAGGGGCAGCCGGGTGACCATCTCGGGCCGCACCGCCTCGATCGGGGCAGCCTTGTTCCCTCGTCACGGTGAATCCCTGGAGGAACTCCTGCACGCCTCCGACGCCGCCGTCTACGTGGCCAAGGAGAACGGCCGCAACCAGGTGCGCTTCGCCCAGGACGTGGACCGGCCCACCCCTCCGCCACCCACCGACGAGGGCTGAAAGCGTCCTTCACCTCATCCCAAGTGGTGAAAGGGCCCTTCGCCGCGTCGCATGCGGGTATAGCGTCCTTCAGCCCCTGGTCACCCATCCGGGGGCGACTCGGGGGTTATCCGGATGTCGGCCTTGATCGGCGGATGGCACCCTGGACGCCATGCCAGCGACAGCCGAAGCCGCCGCTCGTCCTGCCCGGATCCGGCGGCCGTGGTCGACTTCGGGCTGGTTGCTGCTGGTCACCGTGCTGGTGTTCGGCTTCGGGCTGATCGCGTCACGGCCCGCCTCGCCGCCGGACCAGGGGCCACCGACGGGAGACATCCTCGCCGCGCAGAACGCGGTCGACGCGCTGGTGCGGCCGGGCCCGGTCGAGAACGCGATCGCCGCACTGCCCGCCGACTTCACCGCGGTCAGCGGGATCACCCCGGGGGTGATGACGGCACGCGACGGCACCGTGCGCGCCGTCCACACCGACGGTGGATGCTCGGCGCCCTGGGGCGACGACAACACCAAGTGGGACTACGCGGTCCCCTGCAAGGCGCACGACCTGGGCTACGACATCCTCCGCTACGCCGAACGCAAGGGGCACCCGCTCGGTCAGGAGGCCAGGGCCTCGCTCGACGACCGGCTCTCGGCGGACATGCACAACGCCTGCGTCCTCAACCCGATGGACTCGCGCGGCACCTGCGACGTCGTCGCCTCCCTCTATACGGCCGGTCTCGTGCTCAACTCCTGGCATCAGCGCTGGGGGCCGCCGGTCGGCGACCCGCTCGGCCCGATGATCGTCGGCGTGCTGGTGATCGGCGCCCTGCTGGTGTTCCGGCTGCGCGGCTGGGTTCGCAACCGCCGGGCAGCCGTCACGCTCCCGGCCGAGCCGCGGCCGGTCGTCCCGGTCGGCCGGTGGGCGTTGCTCGGGGTCACCGGTGTCGTCCTCATGCTGCTCGGCGAATCCGCCGTCGCGCTCGCGCACTGGGCGGGGGCGCCGGAGCGGTCGTTGTGGCCGTTCACCTGGCTCGCCCAGCTCTGCCCGCTCATCTTCTTCGCGGTCGGCCGGATCAACGAGGCCGGCTGGCGGTCGATCCGCGCGACCGGCGGCCGCTACCCGCAGTACCTCGCCGACCGCGCGAGCCCGTTGCTGCGCCCGGCGCTGATCTTCGCTGTCGTCGCGCTGGTCGTGCCCCTCGCGCTGGAGGTACTGGGGATCCCGACGGGCACGAACGCCACCGTCATGCGGATCGCGCTGCATCCGCTCTGGCTGCTCGGGGTCTTCCTGCTGACCGTCGTCCTCGCCCCGGCGCTGCTGACTCTGTATCGCCGGACGCGGACCGCCTCCGTCGCCGGGCTACTGGCCTTGACCTTGGCGAGCGAGGCCGCCGCGCAGTGGTCCGGTTCGGCCGTCCCGCGCTACGCGGAGACGTTGTTCCTCGCCCTGTTCGTCCAGCAACTGGCGTTCGCCCACGCCGACGGCGTCCGCCTGCCGCGTGCCGCCCTCGTGGTGACGGCGTTCACCGGCGCGGCCGGGCTGGGTCTCGCGGTCGCCGTCCGCGGCGAAGGGCCGATGCTGCTCGGCGGGCCCGGCGCCCCGGCGGCCCTGTCGGGTCCGCCGTGGGGAGTGCTCTTGCTCGGCCTGGTGCAGCTCGCGCTCCTCGGCCTGCTCGCGCGGCCGCTGGCCCGGCTCGGCGGCCGTCCCGCGGTCGCCGCCACCGCCCGCCTCGTGCTGCGCGCCCCGATGAGCCTGTACCTCGGCTTCCTGTCCGCGATGCTGCTGCTCGTGGCGGTCGTCTACCTGCCGGGGCCGTTCGTGGACGGGCTCAGCTGGCTGGCGCGCCCGAGGGTCCTGCTCGCGATGGCGCTGCTGGCCGTGCCCGCCGTGCTCGTCTTCTGGTGGTTCGAGCGGCATTCGGGGCCGCAACAGCGGACGGTCGACGAGCCGGGCCTGCGGGCCACGGTCTTCTGCCGCGCGGCGGCCACGGTCGGGATGGCGTACGCGATGCTCGGCGTGTTCGGGTTCGCCCTGACCCGTTTCGGTGGCGCGTCCGCCGACGCCGACCTCCTCGGGATTCGGTTCGGCCCGGTCCAGAGCCTGGTCAACCTGCTGCTCGGGGTGTACCTGCTGCACACCGTGCGGAACGGCACCAGCCGGATGACCGGGACCTGGCTCGTCTGCGCGGTCGCGTGCGCGCCGCCCTTGATGACCGCCCTCGATGGGAAGCAGGTGAGCGCCGCGTCCGTCGCCCTGCCGGTCGCGACGATCGTCGTCGCGATGCTCGCGGCGGCCGCCACACTGGTCCCGGCCCGCGCGGCCCGGCGTGTCCTCCCCTGATCCATACGGCGCTGACCAGGCATTCTCCGTACCATTACGAGGAAACCGGTGGTGCGTGCCACATCTTCGGGGGGATGTGTAATCCTGCGACAACCCGCAACAGGCACCATGCGTCCCTTGAAGAGACCGTCGAACCGGTAA is a genomic window containing:
- a CDS encoding phospholipase A2 → MPATAEAAARPARIRRPWSTSGWLLLVTVLVFGFGLIASRPASPPDQGPPTGDILAAQNAVDALVRPGPVENAIAALPADFTAVSGITPGVMTARDGTVRAVHTDGGCSAPWGDDNTKWDYAVPCKAHDLGYDILRYAERKGHPLGQEARASLDDRLSADMHNACVLNPMDSRGTCDVVASLYTAGLVLNSWHQRWGPPVGDPLGPMIVGVLVIGALLVFRLRGWVRNRRAAVTLPAEPRPVVPVGRWALLGVTGVVLMLLGESAVALAHWAGAPERSLWPFTWLAQLCPLIFFAVGRINEAGWRSIRATGGRYPQYLADRASPLLRPALIFAVVALVVPLALEVLGIPTGTNATVMRIALHPLWLLGVFLLTVVLAPALLTLYRRTRTASVAGLLALTLASEAAAQWSGSAVPRYAETLFLALFVQQLAFAHADGVRLPRAALVVTAFTGAAGLGLAVAVRGEGPMLLGGPGAPAALSGPPWGVLLLGLVQLALLGLLARPLARLGGRPAVAATARLVLRAPMSLYLGFLSAMLLLVAVVYLPGPFVDGLSWLARPRVLLAMALLAVPAVLVFWWFERHSGPQQRTVDEPGLRATVFCRAAATVGMAYAMLGVFGFALTRFGGASADADLLGIRFGPVQSLVNLLLGVYLLHTVRNGTSRMTGTWLVCAVACAPPLMTALDGKQVSAASVALPVATIVVAMLAAAATLVPARAARRVLP
- a CDS encoding GGDEF domain-containing protein; the encoded protein is MPAETGDRRQHGDGTGDLDDATATPAAQSGVPVTERGQASPEGDQAAPPERHPYDPRAWALWQRPKRFIAFLFAMEVVGIAIMVVATMNSTNPGRTDWVRFAILAVGATAHIQLTQRQEERRRDRSRTVLIDLTAVWTFPAAVILPLSLTLSIIAIVRIQHWFIARRPAHNFVFSSVTHGVSVTLASLTFAAFGPHEWGRISGWDTLGEFGVLIVTGMVFEAVQIAYIGGILALGSPKRPSISTVLGNAADNLLEAITIGLGAVTAVLLLIMPPMVIVMAVVTVVFNRLAEIDQLQNDARTDPKTGVLNMRGWSESADRALGRTARSDDNLALLMIDLDHFKWINDTYGHPAGDDVLRDVARKLDEVTRPADVIGRFGGEEFLVLLPDIDETAAKLAAERVRSAIAELHIVTTDKRGSRVTISGRTASIGAALFPRHGESLEELLHASDAAVYVAKENGRNQVRFAQDVDRPTPPPPTDEG
- a CDS encoding MFS transporter, with protein sequence MKTNAAPRMTAALANREFRALWLAEVQSLIGDQLTIVALAILVYDRTGSALLSAVVYSLTFLPALAGGLGLSQLADRYPRRTVLVVSSLIQGVLIAIMAIPGTPLALLCGLVVLARLVNAPGNAAQNALTREVFTDDDLYLKSQDIRGISTNTAMLLGLAGGGLLVSQVGASWALALDAATFLLSAAVVRFSVSRRAAASDGNGSWFGAVKQVFGNRHLRVLVWFSWLVGLAVVPEGLAAPLAAELGVGKQAVGWLLAADPLGFVIGAFLLSRFVSAEQRRKLLGVLAALPMVALIAFALEPGLIPALLLLAAAGAAGAYLITVSATFITWVPNELRGGAGGVYRTGLRVAQGIGAGLGGFAADRLGSATSAIALAGVVGLLLAVLVALSWGHINGSSPEPLLS